One window of the Rissa tridactyla isolate bRisTri1 chromosome 9, bRisTri1.patW.cur.20221130, whole genome shotgun sequence genome contains the following:
- the ULK3 gene encoding serine/threonine-protein kinase ULK3 isoform X9: MAGAGWAPPRLDGFILTERLGAGTYATVYKAYRKRDTREVVAIKCVSKRSLNRASVENLLTEIEILKTIRHPHIVELKDFQWDSDHIYLIMEFCAGGDLSRFIRMRRILPEKVARIFLQQLGKGTLPSSVGHPPWGFLGARTLGTQVATCSACALKFLHDHNISHLDLKPQNILLSAPENPQLKLADFGFAQHMSPWDEKHVLRGSPLYMAPEMVCRQQYDARVDLWSVGVILYGGLWLLSPLPPPRGLARGGFPFSIAPHRSFSPPPSPFRSAFWEATLCLPLLRRAGGEDPQRPGCRECRDLLGQLLERDPLKRISFEHFFAHPFVDMEHVPGPESLCKATDLVVEAVKKDQEGDAPAALSLYCKALEYFVPALHYESDARRKEAIRVKVRQYISRAEELKAVVTSSSKNFLQQGNSAREILKEMAKDKPRLIAALEMASAAMAKEEEGKDDGDTLELYQQSLGELLLLLAAEPAGRRRELLHTEIQTLMARAEYLKDQMKMRETQSRGKEALAEPIRSMCACKTSGRTTAKVM; the protein is encoded by the exons ATGGCCGGGGCCGGCTGGGCCCCGCCGCGCCTGGACGGCTTCATCCTCACCGAGCGCCTGGGCGCCGGCACCTACGCCACCGTCTACAAGGCCTACAGGAAG AGGGACACACGCGAGGTGGTGGCCATCAAGTGCGTGAGCAAGAGGAGCCTCAACCGGGCATCGGTGGAGAACCTGCTGACCGAGATCGAGATCCTGAAGACCATCCGCCACCCGCACATCGTGGAGCTCAAGGACTtccag TGGGACAGCGATCACATCTACCTGATAATGGAGTTCTGCGCTGGGGGGGACCTCTCCCGCTTCATCCGGATGCGCAGGATCCTTCCCGAGAAGGTGGCACGCATCTTCCTGCAGCAGCTTGGTAAGGGGACCTTGCCCAGCTCCGTTGGACACCCTCCCTGGGGGTTTTTGGGGGCCAGGACTCTTGGCACTCAGGTTGCCACATGCTCAGCCTGCGCCCTGAAGTTCCTCCACGACCACAACATCTCCCACTTGGACCTCAAGCCACAGAACATCCTCCTGAGTGCCCCGGAGAACCCCCAGCTGAAGCTGGCAG ATTTTGGCTTTGCGCAGCACATGTCACCCTGGGACGAGAAGCACGTCCTGCGGGGCTCTCCGCTCTACATGGCCCCTGAGATGGTGTGCCGCCAGCAGTACGACGCCCGGGTGGACCTGTGGTCGGTGGGCGTCATCCTTTACGGTGGGCTTTGGCTTTtatcccccctccctccacctcgGGGCTTGGCTCGGGGCGGTTTCCCCTTCTCCATCGCCCCCCACCgctccttttctcctcccccctccccctttagAAGCGCTTTTTGGGAGGCCACCCTTTGCCTCCCGCTCCTTCGCCGAGCTGGAGGAGAAGATCCGCAGCGACCGGGCTGTCGAG aatGCCGGGATCTCTTAGGACAACTCTTGGAGAGGGACCCACTGAAGCGCATCTCCTTCGAGCACTTCTTTGCTCACCCTTTTGTGGATATGGAGCATGTCCCCGGCCCCGAGAGCCTCTGCAAGGCG ACCGACCTGGTGGTGGAGGCGGTGAAGAAGGACCAGGAGGGGGAtgcccccgccgccctctccctcTACTGCAAAGCCCTGGAATATTTTGTGCCAGCTCTGCACT ATGAAAGCGATGCTCGCCGGAAAGAAGCCATCCGGGTCAAG GTGAGGCAGTACATCTCCCGAGCGGAGGAGCTGAAGGCGGTGGTCACCTCCAGCAGCAAGAACTTCCTGCAGCAAGGGAACTCAGCCAGAGAGATCCTTAAAG AGATGGCCAAGGACAAGCCTCGGCTCATTGCCGCGCTGGAAATGGCTTCTGCCGCCATGGCCAAG gaggaggaaggcaaagatGATGGTGACACCCTGGAGCTGTACCAGCAGAGCctgggggagctgctgctcctcctggctg CGGAGCCAGCGGGGAGGCGACGGGAGCTGCTCCACACCGAG ATCCAGACCCTGATGGCCCGAGCCGAGTACCTGAAAGATCAGATGAAG ATGCGGGAGACACAGTCCAGGGGCAAGGAGGCACTGGCAGAGCCCATACGGAGCA
- the ULK3 gene encoding serine/threonine-protein kinase ULK3 isoform X11, with amino-acid sequence MAGAGWAPPRLDGFILTERLGAGTYATVYKAYRKRDTREVVAIKCVSKRSLNRASVENLLTEIEILKTIRHPHIVELKDFQWDSDHIYLIMEFCAGGDLSRFIRMRRILPEKVARIFLQQLGKGTLPSSVGHPPWGFLGARTLGTQVATCSACALKFLHDHNISHLDLKPQNILLSAPENPQLKLADFGFAQHMSPWDEKHVLRGSPLYMAPEMVCRQQYDARVDLWSVGVILYGGLWLLSPLPPPRGLARGGFPFSIAPHRSFSPPPSPFRSAFWEATLCLPLLRRAGGEDPQRPGCRECRDLLGQLLERDPLKRISFEHFFAHPFVDMEHVPGPESLCKATDLVVEAVKKDQEGDAPAALSLYCKALEYFVPALHYESDARRKEAIRVKVRQYISRAEELKAVVTSSSKNFLQQGNSAREILKEMAKDKPRLIAALEMASAAMAKEEEGKDDGDTLELYQQSLGELLLLLAAEPAGRRRELLHTEIQTLMARAEYLKDQMKCVHVKHRAEQQQRLCKNHIFPMGF; translated from the exons ATGGCCGGGGCCGGCTGGGCCCCGCCGCGCCTGGACGGCTTCATCCTCACCGAGCGCCTGGGCGCCGGCACCTACGCCACCGTCTACAAGGCCTACAGGAAG AGGGACACACGCGAGGTGGTGGCCATCAAGTGCGTGAGCAAGAGGAGCCTCAACCGGGCATCGGTGGAGAACCTGCTGACCGAGATCGAGATCCTGAAGACCATCCGCCACCCGCACATCGTGGAGCTCAAGGACTtccag TGGGACAGCGATCACATCTACCTGATAATGGAGTTCTGCGCTGGGGGGGACCTCTCCCGCTTCATCCGGATGCGCAGGATCCTTCCCGAGAAGGTGGCACGCATCTTCCTGCAGCAGCTTGGTAAGGGGACCTTGCCCAGCTCCGTTGGACACCCTCCCTGGGGGTTTTTGGGGGCCAGGACTCTTGGCACTCAGGTTGCCACATGCTCAGCCTGCGCCCTGAAGTTCCTCCACGACCACAACATCTCCCACTTGGACCTCAAGCCACAGAACATCCTCCTGAGTGCCCCGGAGAACCCCCAGCTGAAGCTGGCAG ATTTTGGCTTTGCGCAGCACATGTCACCCTGGGACGAGAAGCACGTCCTGCGGGGCTCTCCGCTCTACATGGCCCCTGAGATGGTGTGCCGCCAGCAGTACGACGCCCGGGTGGACCTGTGGTCGGTGGGCGTCATCCTTTACGGTGGGCTTTGGCTTTtatcccccctccctccacctcgGGGCTTGGCTCGGGGCGGTTTCCCCTTCTCCATCGCCCCCCACCgctccttttctcctcccccctccccctttagAAGCGCTTTTTGGGAGGCCACCCTTTGCCTCCCGCTCCTTCGCCGAGCTGGAGGAGAAGATCCGCAGCGACCGGGCTGTCGAG aatGCCGGGATCTCTTAGGACAACTCTTGGAGAGGGACCCACTGAAGCGCATCTCCTTCGAGCACTTCTTTGCTCACCCTTTTGTGGATATGGAGCATGTCCCCGGCCCCGAGAGCCTCTGCAAGGCG ACCGACCTGGTGGTGGAGGCGGTGAAGAAGGACCAGGAGGGGGAtgcccccgccgccctctccctcTACTGCAAAGCCCTGGAATATTTTGTGCCAGCTCTGCACT ATGAAAGCGATGCTCGCCGGAAAGAAGCCATCCGGGTCAAG GTGAGGCAGTACATCTCCCGAGCGGAGGAGCTGAAGGCGGTGGTCACCTCCAGCAGCAAGAACTTCCTGCAGCAAGGGAACTCAGCCAGAGAGATCCTTAAAG AGATGGCCAAGGACAAGCCTCGGCTCATTGCCGCGCTGGAAATGGCTTCTGCCGCCATGGCCAAG gaggaggaaggcaaagatGATGGTGACACCCTGGAGCTGTACCAGCAGAGCctgggggagctgctgctcctcctggctg CGGAGCCAGCGGGGAGGCGACGGGAGCTGCTCCACACCGAG ATCCAGACCCTGATGGCCCGAGCCGAGTACCTGAAAGATCAGATGAAG